One Thunnus thynnus chromosome 21, fThuThy2.1, whole genome shotgun sequence DNA segment encodes these proteins:
- the LOC137173611 gene encoding C-X-C motif chemokine 10-like codes for MSSIIKVILLLAVMVSVAQMDEIGERCLCHHFRNHFPRESELIDIQIHPVTMFCDRVEILVIKNNGLRFCLNPKLKAVKRLMNNILNRSREQRPSTTAQTTQLTTPVSTASTPSSGD; via the exons ATGTCCAGCATCATTAAAGTGATATTGCTCCTGGCCGTCATGGTCTCTGTAGCCCAAA TGGATGAAATAGGAGAGCGGTGTTTGTGTCATCATTTCAGGAATCATTTTCCCCGAGAATCTGAATTAATAGACATCCAGATCCACCCAGTAACCATGTTCTGTGACAGAGTGGAAATTCT AGTCATCAAGAATAACGGCCTTCGCTTTTGCCTGAACCCGAAGTTAAAGGCAGTGAAAAGACTCATGAATAACATCCT AAATAGATCCAGAGAACAGAGACCTTCTACCACAGCCCAAACAACCCAGCTCACAACTCCAGTCAGCACCGCTTCCACCCCGAGCAGCGGTGACTGA